From Triticum urartu cultivar G1812 chromosome 2, Tu2.1, whole genome shotgun sequence, a single genomic window includes:
- the LOC125538595 gene encoding putative disease resistance protein RGA1: protein MSLSAFGIISAINECVNLFQSAKSAISSLRSRWSSSHEQSLQDHVLQLQSDLQRLCNTLPAMYDLINGAEWRSYEERVAKLLPSLKDAVSEAEDLIDEFRWYEMKVQVEGNASRSPFIDFLDDVIHGNFNKLNDIQLSLNHLSGQMENMGLRGVTQRFDKVVRPETTSLLSKETKIYGREKELNQVLGFLNVPICPKRKRATSPMNALASTSSSNHVNGESIILSLPVLVITGIGGVGKTTLAQHICSHQRVKSHFELIIWICVSDNFDVKRLTKEVIQSWSVNEAKNDNLDSLQRALSNHLNNKRLLIVLDDMWDDALKVNGQWEMFCAAFTSAQEGSAMLVTTRCPNVAGGVQTMEPIILEGLKDDVFWNFFKSCAFGSMGCNNDPELERIGRRILPKLKGSPLGAKTLGRMLSMDLQESHWNFILESELWELKQKETDILPALRLSYIYLPFYLKQCFAFCAVYPKDYIFQKEYLAEIWVAEGFVEPHGGIPIQDIGCQYFDDLVARSFFQKVGNDGYVIHDLLHDMAQKVSEHDCTILRNKSDLDKVPQNVRHLYILPNSDFDNSSLLSLCKYTKLRTLICKTNLRKNNGFVMDQWCTKLLCMRVISFAFAIELPDSIGNWKHLRYLEISEDCPLKMIPSTFCWLYNLQFLYAKRCKLESLPCDFGKLIRLLKFESDGLAYCAGGRMHLNSEDGQRHGFGLLKNLNQFRGHLVIYNIGILSKHHAAEAELKNKKHLDKLKLNMWDMHDTHDALGFHNFNVRDTEIKEVLEVLQPPIKLKSLSLENYAGVSLPSWFQPQNMPNIKSLHFAACVNLHEISVVASVKELVIEDCPYLVSLGGAKAIAKIKKVVIHNCPKLRKSKLNGWQKAAFQTYLIAWPADVGADAGAWCDSA from the exons ATGAGCTTATCTGCCTTTGGGATCATTAGTGCCATCAATGAATGTGTCAATTTGTTCCAGTCAGCAAAATCTGCCATTTCATCTCTGCGCTCCCGATGGAGTAGCTCACATGAGCAAAGTCTCCAGGATCATGTGTTGCAATTACAGAGTGACCTACAACGTCTCTGTAACACTCTTCCTGCAATGTACGACCTCATTAATGGTGCAGAGTGGAGAAGTTATGAAGAGCGTGTGGCCAAGCTCCTTCCGAGTCTCAAGGATGCTGTGTCTGAGGCTGAGGACCTTATTGATGAGTTCAGATGGTACGAGATGAAGGTGCAAGTGGAGGGCAATGCAAGCCGATCTCCTTTCATTGACTTCCTTGATGATGTCATTCATGGCAACTTCAACAAACTGAATGATATCCAATTAAGTTTGAATCACCTTTCGGGTCAGATGGAGAATATGGGGCTTCGTGGAGTTACACAACGCTTTGACAAAGTAGTCAGGCCAGAGACCACCTCTTTATTGTCTAAGGAAACAAAGATATATGGTCGTGAGAAGGAGCTGAATCAGGTATTGGGATTTCTTAATGTACCTATATGTCCAAAACGAAAGAGAGCAACAAGTCCGATGAATGCATTAGCAAGCACATCATCAAGCAACCATGTTAATGGCGAATCGATAATATTGAGTCTTCCTGTTTTGGTGATAACTGGAATTGGTGGTGTTGGAAAGACAACTTTGGCCCAACATATCTGTAGCCATCAACGAGTCAAGTCTCACTTTGAATTGATAATTTGGATTTGTGTCTCGGATAACTTTGATGTGAAGAGGTTAACTAAAGAGGTCATACAATCATGGTCCGTAAATGAGGCAAAGAATGATAATTTGGATTCTCTGCAGCGCGCTCTTTCTAACCACTTGAATAATAAGAGGTTATTGATAGTCCTTGATGACATGTGGGATGATGCCTTGAAGGTTAATGGGCAGTGGGAGATGTTTTGTGCAGCTTTTACAAGTGCCCAGGAGGGAAGTGCAATGCTGGTCACTACTAGATGTCCAAATGTCGCTGGGGGGGTGCAGACAATGGAGCCCATCATATTAGAAGGTCTAAAGGACGATGTCTTCTGGAATTTCTTCAAGTCATGTGCGTTTGGATCTATGGGTTGTAACAATGACCCTGAGTTAGAGCGCATTGGTAGAAGAATACTTCCTAAATTGAAGGGTTCTCCTTTGGGCGCCAAAACACTAGGACGCATGTTAAGCATGGACCTGCAAGAATCACATTGGAATTTTATACTTGAGAGCGAATTGTGGGAGTTGAAACAAAAGGAGACTGACATTTTGCCTGCCCTTCGGTTGAGTTATATTTATTTGCCATTTTATTTGAAGCAATGCTTCGCATTCTGTGCTGTGTACCCCAAAGATTACATCTTTCAGAAGGAATACTTAGCTGAAATTTGGGTAGCAGAAGGCTTTGTGGAACCTCATGGTGGTATTCCAATTCAAGATATTGGTTGTCAGTATTTTGATGACCTTGTAGCACGGTCCTTCTTTCAAAAGGTTGGCAATGATGGATATGTAATCCATGACTTGTTGCATGACATGGCACAGAAAGTTTCAGAGCACGACTGCACCATCTTAAGAAATAAGAGTGACCTTGATAAAGTTCCTCAGAATGTTCGTCATCTCTACATACTCCCTAATAGTGACTTTGACAATTCCAGCCTATTGAGTCTATGCAAGTATACGAAGCTGCGTACCCTAATTTGCAAGACGAATTTAAGGAAGAATAACGGGTTTGTAATGGACCAATGGTGTACTAAACTTCTGTGTATGCGTGTGATTTCTTTTGCCTTCGCAATTGAGTTACCGGATAGTATTGGCAACTGGAAGCATCTTCGGTACCTTGAAATCTCTGAAGATTGTCCTTTGAAGATGATTCCTTCAACATTTTGTTGGCTATATAATCTACAATTTTTATATGCCAAGAGATGCAAACTAGAAAGCTTGCCCTGTGACTTTGGTAAGTTGATCAGATTGCTGAAATTTGAATCAGATGGACTAGCATATTGTGCCGGGGGACGCATGCATTTGAATTCAGAAGATGGGCAGAGACATGGATTTGGGTTACTAAAGAATCTGAACCAATTCCGTGGACATTTGGTGATATATAATATTGGCATTCTAAGTAAGCATCACGCAGCTGAAGCTGAACTGAAGAATAAGAAACATCTTGACAAGTTGAAGCTGAATATGTGGGATATGCATGATACACATGATGCTTTAGGCTTCCATAATTTTAATGTCCGCGACACTGAGATAAAAGAGGTGCTTGAAGTTTTGCAGCCTCCTATCAAACTCAAGTCTCTGTCCCTCGAGAATTATGCCGGTGTATCGCTCCCAAGCTGGTTTCAACCACAAAACATGCCAAACATAAAATCACTTCATTTTGCGGCATGTGTTAACTTACATGAGATATCTGTGGTTG CATCA GTTAAGGAATTGGTTATTGAGGATTGCCCATACCTAGTTTCACTTGGTGGAGCTAAGGCAATTGCAAAAATAAAGAAGGTGGTGATACACAATTGTCCAAAATTGAGAAAAA